CTTTACCTCCAGAGCGACCTCTGCCTTGTCCATGTCGCAGTAATCTCTTGCATAGAAGCTCTCTAGATCTCTTCCTACCATCATCGCAACCAGCTCATTCGGGCTTGTCTCTGATGTCTTTTTTGTTCCTACGTATGCACCATCCCTGATAACGGTAACTCTGTCAGATATTCTGAACAGCTCCTCCATTCTGTGGGAGATGTAGATTATACTTACCTTTTTCTTTCTGAGATTCTCAATGATCTCAAATAACTGCTCAACCTCCTCATTTGAAAGTGATGAGGTTGGCTCATCCATAACTATTATCTTGCCGTTGAATGAGACCGCTTTAACGATCTCCACCATCTGCTGCTGTGCGATGGTCAGATTTTCTACTATTGTGTCTGCCTTTATATTCACACCGAGGGATGATATCATCTCCTCTGCTCTTCTGTTCATCTCTGCAAAGTCCAATGTTCCAAGCTTTGTCCTTATCTCTCTGCCGAGAAACAGGTTCTGTGCCACCGAAAGATATGGAACAAGTACGATTTCCTGATGTATTATTCCTATACCATTCTCTCTGGCAGCCGGAACTCCGTTGATCTTGACCTCCTTGCCATTTACCTTGATGATTCCGCTGTCAGGCTGGTAAATTCCGCCGAGGACCTTAATCAGTGTGGACTTTCCTGCACCATTCTCACCGAGCAGTGCGTGTACCTCTCCCAGTTCAAGGGAAAAGTCGATGCCGCTTAAAGCATATATTCCAGAGAAGCTTTTCTTTATCCCTATCATTTCCAGAACTGTCTGTCCCATATTAAACCTCCAAGTTTCTATATCAGATCATTTGTTGTCTTGCTGTCATTTTTCGGGATTACGGCCGGAGATCTCAGATCCCCGGTCTCTCCCGTGTTATATACATCTACATTGTGTCATATCTGCCAATTCCGGGTTCAGCTCCTCACTATTATTTTTGGAGCCGGTCCGGCTTTACTGCCAGTCGTTAACTGTCTTTTCAGCCTCATCCTTGAGTACAAGGTGTGAATCAAGATATACCTTCTTCTCGTCGATGGTCGTATCTCCGCCTACATACTTCTGTGCTGCGTTGAATGCATACTCTGCAATCTGTACAGGAACCTGACATGCAACTGCTGTGAACTCACCGTCAATGAGTGCCTGCTTACCATCTGGTGAAGCATCGATACTGTACACACCGATCTTACCAGTCTTATTTGCTGCCTTAACTGCTGCTGCAGCGCCGAGTGCTGATGGATCATTGATGCAGAAGAATGCCTGAAGATCTGTGTTTGCTGTGATGATATCCTCTGCAAGACTCATTGATGCATCAAGTGCAGCCTCGCCATCCTGCTGTGCCACAATATTGAACTTGTCCTTGTTGTCACCGAGTCCATCGAGGAAACCATTTACACGGTCTACACAGCTCTCATTTGATGGGAAGTCAAGGATCGCAATGTCTGCTCCATCCGGATAATCCTTAGCCATCTGCTCACCTACAAGCTGTCCTGCCATGTATGCATTTGTTCCAACGAACTGTGTTACAAAGTTCTCTATATCATCCTCGATAACTGCTGTATCTACATTGAAGATTGGGATTCCTGCATCTTTGATCTCTGCAAGACCAGATGTGATACCTGCTGAATCAACTGGGATGATGAACACTGCATCGTATCCACTGTTTGCCACGTCTGATAACTGGCTGAGCTGTGTGTTCAGATCGTAGTCAGGATCAAGACATGTATATGATATTCCGTTCGCATCACAGAGTTCCTTGAGCTTTGCATCTATTGAACTCTGGAATGTGTTGTTAAGTGTGTTTGTACAGAATGCAAATGACAGGTCGGATGACTTCGTGCTCTCCTGCTTTGTACCTGATTCAGATGAACCGCCGTCCGATGCGCCTCCTGCTCCTGATCCACAACCTGCCAGTAAACTAAGTGACATGCACAGGCATGCTCCGACTGCTAATAACTTCTTAATCTTTCTCATAATTTTTACCTCCAATATCATGTATTTCGTTTTTGCTAAC
This sequence is a window from Coprococcus eutactus. Protein-coding genes within it:
- a CDS encoding sugar ABC transporter ATP-binding protein, translating into MGQTVLEMIGIKKSFSGIYALSGIDFSLELGEVHALLGENGAGKSTLIKVLGGIYQPDSGIIKVNGKEVKINGVPAARENGIGIIHQEIVLVPYLSVAQNLFLGREIRTKLGTLDFAEMNRRAEEMISSLGVNIKADTIVENLTIAQQQMVEIVKAVSFNGKIIVMDEPTSSLSNEEVEQLFEIIENLRKKKVSIIYISHRMEELFRISDRVTVIRDGAYVGTKKTSETSPNELVAMMVGRDLESFYARDYCDMDKAEVALEVKNLSQTGVFEDISFSVHKGEILGFSGLVGAGRSEIMEAIFGATRLTSGEVILGGKPVHFKNPMQAIKAGIALVPEDRKKQGLVLGNSVAFNLTLSSLRFYMNGIAISERKRGEVIDHYSQRLRIKAASPEIEAGSLSGGNQQKVVLGKWLATKPDVLILDEPTRGVDVNAKFEIYTVINELAKEGIAIIMVSSELPEIINMCDNVCVVRAGRLVKKLSKDELSQEEIMKYAAGGIE
- a CDS encoding sugar ABC transporter substrate-binding protein, coding for MKKLLAVGACLCMSLSLLAGCGSGAGGASDGGSSESGTKQESTKSSDLSFAFCTNTLNNTFQSSIDAKLKELCDANGISYTCLDPDYDLNTQLSQLSDVANSGYDAVFIIPVDSAGITSGLAEIKDAGIPIFNVDTAVIEDDIENFVTQFVGTNAYMAGQLVGEQMAKDYPDGADIAILDFPSNESCVDRVNGFLDGLGDNKDKFNIVAQQDGEAALDASMSLAEDIITANTDLQAFFCINDPSALGAAAAVKAANKTGKIGVYSIDASPDGKQALIDGEFTAVACQVPVQIAEYAFNAAQKYVGGDTTIDEKKVYLDSHLVLKDEAEKTVNDWQ